Part of the Crossiella cryophila genome, CGGGGCCGCGATGGCGCTGTCCTCGGCGTTCGTGGTGTCCAACAGCATGCGGCTGCGCAAGTTCGGCGGCGGCCAGTAGGGCGTGTCGTCAGGCCCGCGGCGGCGCGGTGGAGCCACGCACCACCAGTTCGGCGGCGAAGGCGGGCAGGTCCGGTTCGGCGCCGTCGAGGAGACCCAGCACGGCACGGGCCGCCGCCTGCCCCATCTCGCGGGCGGGCTGGCGCACCGTGGTCAGCGGCGGCACCGCGTAGCGCACGCTGGGCAGGTCGTCGAAGCCCACCAGGGACACGTCCTCGGGCACCCGCGACCCGTGCTCGGCCAGGGCCAGCCGCGCGCCCATCGCCACCTGGTCGTTGGCCGCGACCACCGCCGTGCACCGGATCCCGTTGCCCGCCACCAGGTGCACCGCGCGCTGCCCGTCGTCCTCGTGGTAGCCGCCGGGCACCGCGACCGGGGTCAGCCCGGCCGCGGTCATCGCGTCCCGGTAGCCGCGCAGCCGCTCCTCGGTGTCCTGCTGCCCGGCCTCGCCGCAGATGTGCACGATGTCCCGATGGCCAAGGGTGATCAGGTGTTCGGTGGCCACCCGCGCGCCGTGGTGGTTGTCCAGGGTGATCGCCGGCTGCCCCGGCGCCCCGCGCAGCACCGTGACCAGGGGCAGATCTCCCGCCGCGGCAACGAGATCCGGGCCGGGCAGCCGGCCGCCCAGCACGATCAGCGCGTCGGCCTGCCGCCCCACCAGGTGTTCGATCGCGCGGCGTTCGGTCTCGGTCTCGAAGGCCCCGCTGGCGAAGAGGGCCTGGTAGCCCAGACCGTGCAGCTCGGCCTCCACCCCGGCCATGATCAGGCCGTAGAGCGGGCTGGCCAGGTCGGGGGTGAGCACGCCGACGGTGAAGGTGCGGCCCCAGGCCAGGCCCTTGGC contains:
- a CDS encoding LacI family DNA-binding transcriptional regulator, with translation MAGRKATITDIAARAGVSKATVSRVLTGNAVVTPEKRDAVLTAMADLSYRPNLMAKGLAWGRTFTVGVLTPDLASPLYGLIMAGVEAELHGLGYQALFASGAFETETERRAIEHLVGRQADALIVLGGRLPGPDLVAAAGDLPLVTVLRGAPGQPAITLDNHHGARVATEHLITLGHRDIVHICGEAGQQDTEERLRGYRDAMTAAGLTPVAVPGGYHEDDGQRAVHLVAGNGIRCTAVVAANDQVAMGARLALAEHGSRVPEDVSLVGFDDLPSVRYAVPPLTTVRQPAREMGQAAARAVLGLLDGAEPDLPAFAAELVVRGSTAPPRA